A single genomic interval of Melanotaenia boesemani isolate fMelBoe1 chromosome 4, fMelBoe1.pri, whole genome shotgun sequence harbors:
- the mafgb gene encoding LOW QUALITY PROTEIN: v-maf avian musculoaponeurotic fibrosarcoma oncogene homolog Gb (The sequence of the model RefSeq protein was modified relative to this genomic sequence to represent the inferred CDS: deleted 2 bases in 1 codon) yields MTTTNKGNKALKVKREPGENGTSLTDEELVTMSVRELNQHLRGLSKEEILQLKQRRRTLKNRGYAASCRVKRVTQKEELEKQKAQLQQEVDKLANENASMRIELDALRSKYEALQTFARTVARSPTVGVGVRAGGGGGGGGGVASSVIGPLIPGKVATATSVITIVKSKTDARS; encoded by the exons ATGACGACGACTAACAAGGGAAATAAAGCCTTAAAG GTGAAGCGTGAGCCGGGTGAGAATGGCACCAGTCTCACAGATGAGGAGCTGGTGACCATGTCTGTACGGGAGCTAAATCAGCACCTCCGAGGGCTCTCTAAAGAAGAGATCCTGCAACTGAAACAGCGGAGGCGCACCCTTAAGAACCGGGGCTATGCCGCCAGCTGTCGAGTGAAGCGAGTCACCCagaaggaggagctggagaagcAGAAGGCCCAGCTGCAACAGGAGGTGGACAAACTGGCCAATGAGAATGCTTCGATGAGGATTGAGCTGGATGCTCTGAGATCCAAGTATGAGGCTTTGCAGACCTTTGCCAGGACTGTGGCACGGAGCCCCACTGTTGGGGTTGGGGTGAGGgctgga gggggggggggaggagggggaggggtggCGTCATCAGTCATTGGTCCGCTCATACCAGGGAAGGTGGCGACGGCGACAAGCGTGA
- the pycr1b gene encoding pyrroline-5-carboxylate reductase 1b, which translates to MSVGFIGAGQLAHALVKGFTAAGVIAAHRITASSPDTDLPTVTGLRKMGVTLTTSNKEAVNKSDVLFLAVKPHIIPFVLDEIGPDIEDRHLIVSCAAGVTISSIEKKLLQYRSAPKVMRCMTNTPVVVREGATVYATGTHAEVEDGKLLEQLMASVGFCTEVEEDLIDAVTGLSGSGPAYAFTALDALADGGVKMGLPRRLAVRLGAQALLGAAKMLLDSEQHPGQLKDNVCSPGGATIHALHFLESGGFRSLLINAVEASCIRTRELQSLADQERISPAAIKKTTLNKVLQQPGVTVSGVANGNGRSNLNLFNNRTSGVKKKN; encoded by the exons ATGAGTGTTGGATTCATTGGAGCAGGCCAGTTGGCTCATGCCCTGGTGAAGGGTTTCACTGCTGCAG GTGTGATAGCGGCACACCGGATTACAGCCAGCTCCCCAGACACGGACCTGCCTACAGTGACCGGGCTCAGG AAAATGGGGGTGACTCTGACAACCAGCAACAAAGAGGCTGTCAACAAGAGTGATGTGCTCTTTTTGGCTGTGAAGCCCCACATTATCCCCTTTGTTCTGGATGAGATTGGGCCAGACATAGAGGACCGTCATCTTATCGTCTCTTGTGCTGCAGGTGTTACCATCAGCTCCATAGAGAAG AAGCTGCTTCAATACCGTTCAGCTCCTAAAGTCATGAGGTGTATGACAAATACCCCAGTGGTTGTGAGGGAAGGAGCAACAGTGTATGCCACTGGGACACATGCAGAG GTGGAAGACGGCAAGTTACTGGAGCAGCTGATGGCCAGTGTGGGTTTTTGcacagaggtggaggaggacctGATTGATGCTGTCACTGGTCTGAGTGGCAGCGGTCCTGCCTAT GCATTCACTGCGCTGGATGCTCTGGCAGACGGAGGAGTGAAGATGGGTCTACCCAGAAGACTCGCTGTCAGGCTTGGAGCTCAGGCCCTGTTG GGAGCAGCTAAGATGCTTCTGGACTCAGAACAGCATCCAGGTCAGCTGAAGGATAACGTGTGCTCACCGGGGGGCGCTACCATCCACGCCCTGCACTTCCTGGAGAGCGGTGGCTTCCGCAGCCTCTTAATCAACGCAGTAGAGGCTTCCTGCATCAGGACACG GGAGCTGCAGTCCCTGGCAGACCAGGAGCGCATCTCTCCAGCAGCCATTAAGAAAACCACtctgaacaaagtgctgcagCAGCCTGGGGTGACAGTCAGCGGAGTCGCTAACGGGAATGGCAGGTCAAACCTCAACTTATTCAACAATCGCACCTCTGGGGTCAAAAAGAAGAACTGA
- the LOC121638776 gene encoding myeloid-associated differentiation marker-like protein 2 — protein sequence MDSQGGPYLNKNALCSALGAARFCQLAMGCSVIAMVIHSAGYSGSHGVFCMAAWCCCFAMTVVVFFLDATRLYSCLSISWDNLTVTCAAFAALMYVTASVVYPLFFVQSECPYAGCDVRDFRIAVTVCSILGTLAYGAEVALCRAKPGQIVVGYMATVPGLLKVVQGFVACIIFGALANGSQYSLYAATIYCVVVYAFCFALTTLVVIMTVCKRTKTVRCMPFDRFVVVCTLLEVLLYLSASVVWPVFCFDSKYGSPWRPSSCPQGKCPWDSKVVVAVFSCINFGLYMADLIYSQRIRFVSSHLPSHPRV from the exons ATGGACTCTCAGGGTGGTCCGTACCTCAACAAGAATGCACTGTGCTCAGCTCTGGGTGCTGCCCGTTTCTGTCAGTTAGCTATGGGCTGTTCTGTGATTGCCATGGTAATCCACAGCGCCGGCTACAGCGGTTCACACGGTGTGTTCTGCATGGCAGCTTGGTGCTGCTGCTTTGCCATGACAGTCGTGGTGTTTTTCCTGGATGCCACTCGTCTCTACAGCTGCCTGTCCATATCCTGGGACAACCTCACGGTCACATGTGCTGCCTTTGCAGCACTCAT GTATGTGACAGCGTCTGTGGTTTACCCGCTGTTCTTTGTCCAATCTGAGTGTCCTTACGCCGGCTGTGATGTCCGAGACTTCCGCATTGCTGTCACTGTCTGCTCCATCCTGGGTACTCTGGCCTACGGTGCAGAAGTGGCTTTGTGTCGGGCCAAGCCAGGCCAGATTGTGGTGGGCTACATGGCCACCGTCCCTGGTCTTCTTAAAGTCGTTCAAGGCTTTGTAGCCTGTATCATCTTTGGAGCTCTGGCCAATGGGAGTCAGTACTCCCTTTATGCTGCCACAATCTACTGCGTTGTCGTCTATGCTTTCTGTTTTGCTCTGACAACACTGGTTGTCATAATGACTGTGTGCAAACGGACCAAGACTGTGCGCTGCATGCCCTTTGACCGTTTTGTGGTGGTGTGCACACTCCTGGAAGTACTGCTTTACCTGAGTGCTTCTGTTGTGTGGCCAGTGTTCTGCTTTGACTCTAAGTATGGCTCACCTTGGAGACCATCATCGTGTCCACAGGGGAAGTGTCCATGGGACAGCAAAGTTGTGGTGGCTGTATTCTCCTGCATCAATTTTGGACTGTATATGGCAGATCTGATTTACTCCCAGAGGATAAGATTTGTCTCCTCACATTTGCCCTCTCACCCACGGGTATAG